gatgtctcgCTATGCACACTCAATgtacattagcatattttaatgtaccattcaAAGGCACTATCACACTTAAATCCACATTTATAATATTGAATATTTCTTCCATATTGTCTATAAACCCCTTTTCTCAACTCTtgggaattgctgctagtttacattatgtatattttttggttTATATTTTACTCAATGCTACTGGGTAGATGTCACATGCcgtgtcataagaatttcactgctcagaaTGTTATTTTATGCACTTGACAATAAAAAGATGTTGACTTCCCCCAGACATAAGACTGTTTAACAGGACCCTGTAATGCTCGTAAGCCAAAACATCGACTCTGTTCCAGGACTCCCTGTACGCACCCACTAATTTTCTTGTTACCGTTCTTCTTTCTGTACACGCAGTGTATTCTTCCGCCCATCCAGAATATGATTTTGGTGGTACTTTGTTTTTACCCTGCATCACTGGAAACGGGCCTGTCAGTTAGTATTTCACCGTCAGTCTAAACTGCGGTTTATGAAGCGTGTGACAAACGCTAGTTGCTTAGATTTTGGTTAGCGTGCTGCCGAGGTGCCGCACTGGGTGACAGCTGTGTCTCTGTCGCCCCCTGGTGGTGGCACGCAGTACCGCGCCCTCGTctcacctgagtcctgaaggccAAGGCCTGCTCCGGGAACCCCGCGGACGTGAAGTAACTGACCACGTCGGACACCGTCCAGTTGACAGGGTTGAGACTGCCCAGCTCGGACTTCACAAAcctagagggggagagagggacaatCATTTCCCAGAAAATACCCATACGCCTGTAAAAACACGATTTCACTGTTGCCCCAGAGCAAACCAAGAACGTTCTTTTCTCAGCCTAAGCATCAACACTAGAGATCATTTCAAAACGAACGGAGCTGAGAAGGGCCTTCTTCAACACACCAAGCAAAGCCCTTAACAATGCCAACAGAGCAGAAGGAGGATCTCCTAACTATTACATTCCAACACGCAGCTACTGTGGTTCATTGTACACAGACGGCCAATCACACAGCAGCTAGACATGTGACACACTGACAACAGAAGTGGACGTCTAGTGGCCAATAACAAACATCAGACAAACAGCCAACAATCTCCTCTCTTTACTTAAATTTAAACGTTTGTTAGTTCTCTTCATTTACTTAGTTTCACTTTAAATGGCTttatttccatttgaaaatgaGAGAAGAGctaggtggagagagagagaaagagagcgagagagcatTGAAAAGAAGATAACTATTTACATACTATATACATTCACTTGGGGGGGGCGTGTCAGTGGGTGATAGacagtgtttgattttgagTCAGTTTCACTACTTGCAACTGTCATTGCCTGACAATATGACTAAGCTATATGTACTTCTATATCCTACACACAACTTTATCCCTTCCCTCCCTGATCCCTCGCTTCTTGCCTTCTTTCAATACACTCAGCTGCTCCTTCCTCCACAAGCTCATCACTGGTccttcactcctctctcctcgcACTGTCCAtcatgtgaaatatatttgctctcctccatctcatccctctccccatctcatccctctccccatctcatcCCGCTCCCCATCTCATCCCACTCCCCATCTCATCCCGCTCCCcatctcatccctctatcctccatccctctcttccccatctCAGTTCTCTCTCTTATTTGggtacctctctctccccaggtaatgtctttctccccctcccaccctcttttctctcctcgtctctccctctttatacTCACACTCCTCCATTGATCCCTCTGTCCGTCGTCCGTCCCGAGTCGCTGGGGGAGGCGGTGGGggtgaggagacaggaggagacaccCACGTCCGTCTTTCGGGCCACACCTGCCGTAACACAGAGGAGGttagcaacacacacaccttacaagGCGGCAGCCATGAGCGTTTCGGAGGGGTCCCTCACTCAGCTAATTCTTGTGTTGTTATTTAAGTTGTAATTTTGCGTCACTACATGTGCCCCCGACAAACTGCATAAGAAGACAGACTGACAAGAACCCTCTCAGCTGGCTGCAGATTTTGTCGTCGCAGGTGGTTTAATTCAAGCAAAGTTGAAACAAAttctaaaaacaaaatccaggGAAGAGAAACACCTACACGACAACGCTGTTACTCGGCTCCAGGTCAGCACTCAACACCGTTAGTCCCGGCAAACACGTCACCAAGCTCCGAGCGCTGGGTCCGGACAACACCCCGCCCAATTAGACACTGAGACAAAAACTCCTCCTCCCTACTGACTGTCCCAGAGGGGGTGTGTCCTTAGCCCTCTGCTCCGCCCCTCGCTCCGCCCCCAAGACCGCCTGGCTCCGCCTGACACCAGCTCCATCATTAAGCTCACCTGACAATGCCGTGATTACAAGCCTGCCAGCCAACAACAATGTTGAGTCCGGCCtgggtgccaggacaacaaccacTCCCTGAGTGTCATCAGAGCGGAGTACAAGAAGCGGCTTGGTACGAGGGAGTGACCGCCAAAATGTGTTAAACGATCCCAGGAAAAAAGCCAGCAGCGTCGAGGACCCCCCCCGGTCAGGAGTGGGCGGTGCCAACGCACGGCGAAGCCACAGAGACCGTTTCTGTCTGTCACACACAACCGCACGCGGAGTCAATGTAAGTACATGTCTGTGCTCCAAGATTGATAGTGAACTgctgttattattgttgtttatttttatccCTGTCGTCGGTCTTTTAAAATGcgttatgttgtttttttggtccTGCTCGTTATCATTTCGTTGTGCAGTGGATATATAATGTGCTTgagtatataatatattatacgGAGTCTAGGAAAATGACCACTGAAAAACATCaaatacacaacaaaataaaacaacacacacacacatatatacacgtGTTGTGAAGCAGAACTCACAGGGCTGGTTGCGGACAGAGGAAGTGTGACCACAGCTCTCTGACTGCACCCCGTTTTGAtcctgagggagagaaagaaatgtgaaaaaGGAGAAACAGAAAGCAATAGATAGACAGACTGGCAAAGAGGAAGAATGGGGGGTTTTTTTTGGCTGTTGGAATGAAACTGACAGGGACTGTATCTGAGGGACTGCCCATGATACAATCTGCTTGGTTCATCTACGTTATACCTTGAGGACGTCCAGTCATTTCAGCACCAGCACTGTTATGTTATATTTGTTTAgtacacatttgttttagtaTTACATATGTATTCATTGTACCACTACTCTCATTGCCATTGTTGAGCTTGCAGTTATTAGTAGCGGAAATGGTTTCGTACTGTTAACACAATCATTGCCTGTCTGCCATTGGTCAGACCACTGTTATTTCCTGTCCGTAATCTAATGTCATTAAAGCCTACTGAAGTGACCGCCCGGGTGAAGGAGCGAGCCAGTACCTCAGCGTCTGCACGTGTCTGGTCCGAGGACGTGGTTTCGGCCGTGTGCTCCGGTCGTTTCACCCCCGCCTGGGCTTTGGAACCACCGGCGATGTCATCCGAGTTCTCGGGTTCCGTTTCCATGGGGACCGGGTCGACGGGGGCGGTTGACCCTTTGGAATCCTCCTCATCGCCCGACGTCTGGGTGTCACTCTGTTCGCCATCTTTGGCGTCACCAGTCGCCTTATCCTCGTCTTCgtcgtcctcctcttcctcctcctccttcacaCTCGTAATCTCCATTGGCTCCTCGTCTGTTGCCtaccggtgtgtgtgtgtgtgtgtgtgtggcggggggggggggggtgtgggtgggagggacagaaaaagaaaatgaagcctCTCGCTACTGTAAGTTGCCCTTAATGAGAGTGTCTGCTGGATGACTTAGACATAAATGTAGTTATTGATTTATAGTATGAATTAAAAGATTTTAATTCTTTAGAAGTTTAGAAGTTAAGGAGCGTGTATCTGAGGACACCGTATGAGATGAGAAGCCAACAGCCGAGTGGCGCTTCGGGCTGGTAACTGAAAGCTCACCAGTTCTAATCCCAGAGTTTACAAGGTGAAAATATACTGCTCCCTCGAACATGGCGTTCTGTCGTAATTGCACTGGATAGGAGCATGTGCTACATCACTTACAgtccaaaaaaaatatatcctgtTATTTCCAGAAGATTCTGACATGTAACCATCTGAATGCTCACATTTTCACAGGGTACCTAAATTACTACCTCTGCCAGCCCCTCCATCTGTTGTCCTTCGTAAAACTTTGCTTTTGGTGATTCACTTCCTGCACTGACGCTTGCCGGTTTACTGATTCATTGATTAGAACACACTTGCTACAAGGGTATGCGGCTGCTTCACCAAGCTCTCCAAAAATGTACACGCTTACTGtgagtctctctggataagTGTGTCTGCTTAATGACCACAATGCAAATGTAGCCACCAGCCACTCGCTCATGTCATTTCTCTGCTGAATTAACTCAGGCGTCCAACAATGGATCAGTCCCTCTCggccagtgtttcccaatcctggtcctcgggacgcAAAGGGgggcacatttttgtttttgcccaggcactcacacacctgattcaaatgttgccttacctcttacacacttgattgacataacctatcatcaagtctttaattttatTCAGGcatgtgagtgctagggcaaaaacaaaaacgtgcacccctttgggtcccggggaccaggattgggaaacactgctctaggcAGGTGCGCCTCATGCAGTATCTCAGACACCGCTGGCCAGATGTTGGTGCTATGTAACCAACAAAATTGAAACGGTCTCTTCACAAGGTAACACACTGCAGCCATGAAACTGGGTGCATGTAGGATCCTCTCCTCGCAGCTGAAGGTGTGTACTGGTTTTGTTCTAACGTTTGTTATTTTGTGAGGAACAGTGGCTGCATAAAAGTCGACGTTCATGAGCAACAGCTGCAAAACACAATGGTTTGCAGGTCAGTGCCTCAAACAAAATGACATCTATTGAAGAATACACATGCCTGTTTGTACAGTTTGCTGAATAAACACATAAAGCAGTGGAGTGTGTTCCTATTGGAGCAACATAATAAGGTGCACCTTAAAAACACTGTTAAGACAAAACATGTAAGAATGCTCACATCCACCACAAGCAAGGCTGCATAGAACATTTGTAACTCCTAATCTATGTTAGgaaatttggcacacatgctcagggAAATTAGAGTTGCAAACTCAAGCAATATGAGACACAGCTGGCAAGGTTTAGACTGAACTTGGGTGAATAATGTGTCTTGTCAAAGAGATCCACCACAAAATGAGTCTGAATGGCCAAGGGGGGCCTGTAAGCCTGCGTGGAAagcatgtttactgttgcctaGTTAATTTGTAATACAGGTCAAAGGTTGCACAGGGATGTCAACAGACTTTCACAACCCCTAGGGTACAGCCCACAGGGGCTAACGGTAGCTGTGTATGACTGAAACGAAGCCTCCGTCGGTTTTGGTCACCCATGCATAATTGACGCGATACCTGGTGCGCGAAACACTAGGTGCTAGGCAGAAGTCGTGCAATGCTAAAGCCCAGAAATCCTGTCTTTGGTGACGTCCACAGGATGCAACATACTTTGTTGCTCGTCTGTGTCGGTCTGTCTCGGCACGAAGTGCAGCTTGAGTCAAGCGCAGACGGTGAGTGCCTTTATGACTTGGGCCGCCGCTCCCCACGACATACAGAGCCAAATTCGTCTTTAAACACGCACTGTCCGCTCGGATTTATATTGGTGGGTGCGAGACAACGAGTGCGTCTGGCGTGCGCGTTGGATATTGCATACTTAATTCACAAACGAGAGGATGCATTTCAGCCGTTAAAATACAGTAGCAGCCTACAAAGGGCGTAATGAGGCACGAAACCGGAGAGAGGGCGGCGGGGATAGGTGGAGTGAGAGCGAGAAGCACGGAACTAAGAAGATTATAACGGGAAAAAACAAGCGGCTGTGATCAAATATCGGCGCAGACCGAATTTCCGCCATGGAAAGTATGCTTCCCTTTTCTTTTTACCTCCCATGACCTAACTATCGCAATGAATAGCCACAAAATAACCCCCCGCCCCCTATCCCTCTCAGAACTGCGCTCCAAACAGAGCCCGTGCTCGAGTCACGCTCGTCCACGTCTCGCCTTCTCCGAGCGTCCGTAGGCCTATAACTTACAGCCAGCCAGACACCGCCTAGGGGACGGAACAACAGAACTTTCACCGCGCCAAACATatagaaacaaaacagaaaattatgATATCGATCATTTTAGACCGGCCACTATCCCACAGTCTCCCTGTAACGCTCTCTCTTGGCGCgctcctgtgtgtgcgtgttttcgGAACAACAGAAGCGAACGGACGAGCCAGCGCCGTTAAGCAGCGGAAAAAGCCCGCACCTTTGTGCTGCTTTCATGACAGTGGTGCGCAGCCCCATAGGAAACAGCACACATTCAGTCAGACAGTTGGAGGACAAAAAAACAAGGTGTCTGTTCGCCCGACACACTGTTCACGTTAGACTACAACACATCACACCACAAACGTCATTAAACCCACGATTCATTTAGGTCAGGCCCCGTCAGAGGATCCGGGATTTGCTTCCAGAATAGTTTGGCGTGTGATTACAGCTTAGTTACGccaaaagacaaagaaaatgtagaGAAAATACAAAGACACGGTGGTGTTTTGATATGATCATTAATTCATAAGCAGACGGGGTGTAGCGAGAGCGATGTGAGTATAGGCTACAGAACGTGTTGGAAATGTTAAGTTACCTTTTTCCCGATGTGCATATCCTGCAGTGCGCTCTTCAGCAGTCTGTCGGTTGGCTTGGCCGCTGCCTCCACACCCCGCACCGGGAGAGTGATGTTCCCGCACCGAGTCCTCCGCAGCCGACCCCGCTCCACCTCCTTTTCCAGAACCACTTTGACTCTGTTACGGGTCAGCTTCCCCTCAGAGGACATCCCGTCCTGGCTGGCGAGGTAGCCCAGGATCTCCTTCAGTCCCAGTGGCTTGTGGCCCCCGCGTGTCTCCCCTCTCAAAGCCGAGGCTCGGTTCTCCTCTGCCAGGCTACGGACGGAGGCGATTAGTCTATCCCCCAGATCCGAGCTGATTTGCCCGCTGCCACCCACCCCCTGCCCTGGGTTCCCCCCGCCCTCGCCGACTCGTATTTTGGGTTGTATTGGCTGGTAATGTTTCGGCCTCGGGATGTGGCTGTTAGTGCTCGAACTAAAACTGACGCTCCCTGGGCAAGTTTTATGCTCTGTGTCAGCAGCAACACCACCACTTCTGCGACTATtgccctccatctcctccccctctcccgcTCCTCCCAGGACACCCGTGGCTTTGCCCGGAACGCCGCTCCCGTTGTGGCCAGGTTTTATGTCGTGGTGGCCAGCCAAAGGGCTGCTGCGGCCAACCCCCTCATGCCCTCCTTCTCCTAATCTCTTGTCTTTCGACGCACTTGCTTTCTCACCGCAGCCGCTCCCAGCAGCACAGTCCGTTGCGCCACAACTCAGGCAGCCACCGGGGCCGTTTCCGCTATTCCGGGgtagaatgttttgttttttatcagAGGTGATAATAGGGGTTTCGGGACGAGGGTCAGTGCACTCGCTCGGCTCGGAAACAGAGTCCTCCTCCCGATCCccgttctcctcctcctcctggtcGGAGAAACTGTGCGCGCTGTCCCCGTTGTTGTTCAAACTGGCGTGTTTGGATTTCTCCCCCTCTGcctcaccaccaccagcacTGACGCCGCTACCCGGCGTTAAGTCACTCTTCTTT
Above is a window of Esox lucius isolate fEsoLuc1 chromosome 9, fEsoLuc1.pri, whole genome shotgun sequence DNA encoding:
- the samd1b gene encoding atherin, with the translated sequence MSEPKYRDWILETIDSLRSRKARPDLDRICRMVRRRHGPDPDRTREELEKLIQDQTVLKVSYKGSISYRNAAKVQRKSRKKSDLTPGSGVSAGGGEAEGEKSKHASLNNNGDSAHSFSDQEEEENGDREEDSVSEPSECTDPRPETPIITSDKKQNILPRNSGNGPGGCLSCGATDCAAGSGCGEKASASKDKRLGEGGHEGVGRSSPLAGHHDIKPGHNGSGVPGKATGVLGGAGEGEEMEGNSRRSGGVAADTEHKTCPGSVSFSSSTNSHIPRPKHYQPIQPKIRVGEGGGNPGQGVGGSGQISSDLGDRLIASVRSLAEENRASALRGETRGGHKPLGLKEILGYLASQDGMSSEGKLTRNRVKVVLEKEVERGRLRRTRCGNITLPVRGVEAAAKPTDRLLKSALQDMHIGKKATDEEPMEITSVKEEEEEEDDEDEDKATGDAKDGEQSDTQTSGDEEDSKGSTAPVDPVPMETEPENSDDIAGGSKAQAGVKRPEHTAETTSSDQTRADAEDQNGVQSESCGHTSSVRNQPCVARKTDVGVSSCLLTPTASPSDSGRTTDRGINGGVFVKSELGSLNPVNWTVSDVVSYFTSAGFPEQALAFRTQEIDGKSLLLMQRNDVLTGLSIRLGPALKIYERHVKVLQRTHFEEDDC